The genomic segment TTCGAGGTTCCAGGGTCCACTGCACCCGATAGCACGCAAGCGTTCGCAAAGCGCGCCTCTGCCCGCCGCAACGGGCAATAACGGCAGTGGAAATAATGCCCTGCGAGGTTCCCTTCGCTTCGCTTCAACAAGAGATTTGTAACTGCCTTCCGATACTTCATGGAAGGAGCCAACCGCGTTCAGTCATCGCTATACCGTTGACCGCAAGCCAGTCGTAGAGGGGCCATGCCTATCTGGCCGGGCAAAAGCGGTGCAGCGATCCATTGCCTTGCACCAAGGCGATCCCCGCCTTCGTCGCTTCTTACAATAAAAAAGGCGATTTATGGCAAAAAGCGAAACTCCAGCTGTGCAACCTGCACAACGATCATTGAATATCCCCCTGACCATTCGCTGATCCCGAAGTGGCACGACCGCTGCTAGAGGCATGACTTCACCCACCTGTGGAGTTAAGGACATGTCTCAAGCTCACCAAGACGATGACTTCCCCTTGAGCGAAGTGCCGGCCACGGCCCGCAAAGGATTGTTTTCCACCTCGATCATGCTGTTCGGTTTTACGTTCTTCACGGCAACCATGTTTGCCGGCGGCCGCATCGGCATGGCCTTCGACTTCACCACGTTGCTCTGGGCTGCGGTTATCGGCAACCTGTTGTTGGGCCTATATGCCGCGGTGCTCAGCCTTATCGCATGTCGCAGCGGGCTCAACTCGGTGCTGATGGGGCGCATCTGCTTTGGCGAGGTGGGCAGCAAGCTTTCCGATGTGATCCTCGGCTTCACCCAGGTCGGCTGGTACGCCTGGGGCACAGCGACCATCGCACTCGTACTGGTCAAGATTCTCGAATTACCTGAAAGCCTGACGATCCCGCTGATGGTGCTGTTCGGCTTCGGCTTCTGCATCACCGCTTTTGTCGGTTACAAGGGTCTCGATCTGCTGTCGCGCTTCGCGGTACCGGCCATGCTGGCACTGCTGATCTGCTCGCTGTGGATCGCAACTCGCGACGTGGGCGGCCTGGACGCACTGATGGCCATCGAGCCCAGCGAAAGCATGAGCCTGAGCATGGCCATCACCATGGTCTTCGGTACGTTCGTCAGCGGTGCGACACAAGCCACCAACTGGACGCGCTTCGCGCGCAGCGGGCGGGTTGCCGTGTTGGCGAGCCTCATCGGGTTTTTTATCGGTAACGGGTTGATGATCATTGCCGGTGCCTATGGCGCGATCGTCTATCAGCAGCCGGACGTGGTTGAAGTACTGGTCCTGCAGGGCCTTTCCATGGCCGCCGTGGTGATGCTGTTTCTCAACCTGTGGACCACCCAGGACAACACCATCTACAACTTCGCCGCCGCCGG from the Stutzerimonas stutzeri genome contains:
- the codB gene encoding cytosine permease; this encodes MSQAHQDDDFPLSEVPATARKGLFSTSIMLFGFTFFTATMFAGGRIGMAFDFTTLLWAAVIGNLLLGLYAAVLSLIACRSGLNSVLMGRICFGEVGSKLSDVILGFTQVGWYAWGTATIALVLVKILELPESLTIPLMVLFGFGFCITAFVGYKGLDLLSRFAVPAMLALLICSLWIATRDVGGLDALMAIEPSESMSLSMAITMVFGTFVSGATQATNWTRFARSGRVAVLASLIGFFIGNGLMIIAGAYGAIVYQQPDVVEVLVLQGLSMAAVVMLFLNLWTTQDNTIYNFAAAGCNLLRTGRRRLVTIGGAAIGTLLAIGGMSDMLVPFLILLGSIIPPIGGVIMADYFYAHRGRYPLLADAQLPAFNWVGLAAYFIGALCAYLSPWVAPIVGILVGALAYVALFELQRSRLGRKVELAQPRP